In Felis catus isolate Fca126 chromosome E1, F.catus_Fca126_mat1.0, whole genome shotgun sequence, the following proteins share a genomic window:
- the TSPOAP1 gene encoding peripheral-type benzodiazepine receptor-associated protein 1 isoform X2, with protein sequence MEQLTPLPQLGDPRAMEPWALPAWQNWTPGQGSEPGGAAPSIAEIPAAGQVGELRPGESSEPEPEGAQSPGAMGGIDPEGTKTGLNSLGHQAASSRPSCPRLEDEEVEALPKGKLSMGFGDRPNLELLRALGELQQRCAILKEENQMLRKSSFPETEEKVRRLKRKNAELAVIAKRLEERARKLQETNLKVSAPVPRPGASLELCRKALAHQRARDLSETASALLAKDKQIAALQRECRELQARLTLVGKEGPQWLHVRDFDRLLRESQREVLRLQRQIALRNQQEPPPPPRPPGPAAPARAGAPAPGAPGEARPQEDVENPPTGLGEPEKQQRVQQLESELSKKRKKCESLEQEARKKQRRCEELELQLREAQNENARLVEENSRLSGRATEKEQVEWENAELRGQLLGVTQERDSALRKSQGLQSKLESLEQVLKHMREVAQRRQQLEVEHEQARISLQEKQEEVRRLQQAQAEAKREHEGAVQLLESTLDSMQVRVRELEEQCRSQTERFSLLAQELQAFRLHPGPLDLLTSALGYSTLGDHPPPPCCCSTPHPCRGSGPKDLDLPPGSPGRCTPKSSEPVPATVVGVPRRTAKKAESLSNSSRSESVHNSPKSCPTPEVDTASEVEELEADSVSLLPAAPEGSRGGARIQVFLARYSYNPFEGPNENPEAELPLTAGEYIYIYGNMDEDGFFEGELMDGRRGLVPSNFVERVSDDDLLTSLPPELADLSHSSGPELSFLSAGRGGSSSGGQSSGGRSQPRPEDEAAGDELSLSPQPEGLGGPPAVPYPRGLVVLRQLAHSVVLAWEPPPERVELRGYHICVNGELRQALGPGVPPKAVLENLDLRAGPLRVSVQALTSQGSSDPLRCCLVVGTRAGVVPSQLRVHRLTATSAEITWVPGNSNLAHAVYLNGEECPPARPSTYWATFCHLRPGTLYQARVEAQLPPRESWEPGWERPEQRAATLQFTTLPAGPPDAPLDVQIEPGPSPGILIISWLPVTIDAAGTSNGVRVTGYAIYADGQKIMEVASPTAGSVLVELSQLQLMQVCREVAVRTMSPHGESADSIPAPVPPALVAACLPATVSCPSPRPGSEARPPLAPASPGPGDPSSPLRRPDPHGTREPPGAPPASPPREAAKGSPEEPPAPCSQEEAGAAVLGTSEDGRASEPAVGERAPDPAASPLAQEEALLAPCSTQGALAQRVPCAEACRGGEAGSGLRPRAEREDTAELGVRLVNSLVDHGRNSDLSDIQEEEEDEEEEEEDLSSRTCSFQKQVVGNSIGENGAKPQPQPDPFCETDSDEEILEQILELPLQQFCSKKLFSIPEEEEEEDEEDEGEDEEDEERPGAGCSSRDPGPPESALLGLGCDSGQPRGPGLCPLSPEPCRGGDRLEDIPGLVGGSIRRKGSGSPEKPPNRRRSPDPREHCSRLLSNGGPQASGRPGPTRERGSPPVGEGTKGVPEAGGRGRPAPSRRCSRGRAPESSLAGCFSPKCLEISIEYDSEDEQEAGSGGISITSSCYPGDGEAWGTAPIGRSRGPLKANSGPTPYPRLSAWEKGEPERRGRGATGRAKEPPSRATETGEPRGQDSSGRRGPLRRGAQAPRTGGTELASLRSPPAEAPVYQDLPVRAFVALFDYDPVSMSPNPDAGEEELPFREGQILKVFGDKDADGFYRGEGGGRTGYIPCNMVAEVAVDSPTERQQLLQRGYLSPDILTEGLGNGPFVYSTARTAGPPPKPRRSKKAEAEGSAQPCAGRPQQVSSASLKSSRSMVAAFDYNPRESSPNMDVEAELPFRAGDIITVFGDMDDDGFYYGELNGQRGLVPSNFLEGPGPEAGSSDREPGTSQAESQDWASSAQGPLLPRGWSCAPGPGSFPTIELGGPQGTSEKVWGLLSKGKQLLRKLGSGKKE encoded by the exons ATGGAGCAACTGACACCTCTCCCACAGCTGGGGGACCCCAGAGCCATGGAGCCGTGGGCCCTGCCCGCCTGGCAGAACTGGACTCCAGGCCAGGGGAGCGAACCCGGAGGCGCAGCCCCAAGCATTGCTGAGATCCCGGCAGCTGGGCAGGTTGGAGAGCTGAGGCCCGGGGAGAGCTCCGAGCCGGAGCCTGAGGGAGCCCAGAGCCCCGGGGCTATGGGGGGCATTGACCCTGAAGGAACCAAAACCGGGCTGAACAGCCTGGGGCACCAAGCAGCAAGCTCCAGACCCAGCTGCCCGAGGCTGGAGGACGAGGAGGTGGAGGCTCTCCCTAAG GGCAAGCTGAGCATGGGCTTTGGGGACAGGCCCAATCTGGAGCTGCTGAGGGCCCTGGGGGAGCTGCAGCAGCGCTGTGCCATCCTTAAGGAGGAAAATCAGATGCTG AGGAAGAGCAGCTTCCCTGAGACAGAGGAGAAGGTGCGGAGGCTGAAGCGGAAGAATGCCGAGCTGGCGGTCATTGCCAAGCGTCTGGAGGAGAGGGCCCGGAAGCTGCAGGAGACTAACCTGAAG GTGAGTGCCCCTGTGCCCCGTCCTGGGGCCAGCTTGGAGTTGTGCCGGAAGGCCCTGGCCCATCAGCGAGCCCGGGACCTCAGTGAGACAGCCAGCGCCCTGCTGGCTAAGGACAAGCAGATTGCTGCCTTGCAGCGGGAGTGCAGGGAGCTGCAGGCCAGGCTCACCCTGGTTGGCAAG GAGGGCCCCCAGTGGCTCCACGTGAGGGACTTCGACCGGCTGCTCCGCGAGTCCCAGCGGGAGGTGCTGCGGCTGCAGAGGCAGATCGCCCTGCGCAACCAGCAGGAgccacccccgccgccccggcccccgGGCCCCGCTGCCCCGGCCAGAGCAGGGGCGCCCGCCCCCGGGGCCCCGGGAGAG GCCAGGCCCCAAGAGGATGTGGAAAACCCACCCACGGGCCTAGGGGAGCCAGAGAAACAGCAGAGGGTGCAGCAGCTG GAGTCAGAGCTCAGCAAGAAGCGAAAGAAATGCGAGAGCCTGGAGCAGGAAGCCCGGAAAAAGCAGAGGCGATGTGAGGAGCTG GAACTGCAGCTGAGAGAAGCCCAGAATGAGAATGCCCGCCTCGTGGAGGAGAATTCTCGGCTCAGTGGGAGAGCCACGGAAAAAGAGCAG GTGGAGTGGGAGAATGCAGAGCTGAGGGGCCAGCTCCTGGGGGTGACACAGGAGAGGGACTCGGCCCTTCGAAAGAGCCAGGGCCTGCAGAGCAAGCTGGAGAGCCTGGAGCAGGTGCTGAAG CACATGCGGGAGGTGGCCCAGCGGAGGCAGCAGCTCGAGGTGGAGCATGAGCAGGCTCGGATCAGCCTgcaggagaagcaggaggaggtcCGGAGGCTgcagcag GCCCAGGCAGAAGCCAAGAGGGAACATGAAGGGGCTGTGCAGCTGCTGGAG TCGACGCTGGATTCCATGCAG GTCCGGGTTCGAGAGCTGGAAGAGCAGTGCCGCAGCCAAACAGAGCGCTTCAGCCTCCTGGCACAGGAGCTCCAGGCCTTCCGCCTGCACCCTGGCCCCTTGGATCTACTCACCTCTGCCTTGGGCTACAGTACCCTTGGGGaccacccaccacccccctgcTGCTgctctaccccccacccctgccgtgGGTCTGGCCCCAAAG ACCTTGACCTCCCTCCGGGCTCTCCTGGGCGCTGCACCCCAAAGTCTTCTGAGCCTGTCCCTGCAACCGTTGTCGGGGTCCCTCGAAGGACGGCCAAGAAGGCAGAGTCCCTCTCCAACTCCTCTCGCTCTGAATCCGTCCACAACAGCCCCAAGTCATGCCCCACACCCGAG GTGGACACAGCCAGTGAGGTGGAGGAGCTGGAGGCAGACAGTGTCTCCCTGCTCCCAGCAGCACCGGAGGGCAGCCGCGGAGGAGCCAGGATCCAGGTGTTCCTAGCACGCTATAG CTACAACCCCTTCGAGGGCCCCAATGAGAACCCAGAGGCAGAGCTTCCGCTTACTGCTGGCGAGTACATCTACATCTATGGCAACATGGACGAGGATGGCTTTTTTGAAG gGGAGCTCATGGATGGCCGAAGGGGCCTGGTCCCTTCCAATTTTGTAGAGCGTGTGTCCGACGATGACCTCCTGACCTCCCTCCCTCCGGAGCTGGCCGATTTGTCCCACAGCTCAGGCCCCGAACTCAGTTTCCTGAGTGCAGGCAGGGGTGGCAGCAGTAGCGGGGGCCAGAGCAGCGGGGGACGCAGCCAGCCCAGACCTGAGGACGAGGCTGCGGGGGACGAGCTCAGTCTGAGCCCCCAGCCTGAGGGCCTGGGCGGGCCCCCTGCTGTGCCTTACCCACGGGGTCTGGTGGTCCTCAGGCAGCTGGCCCACAGTGTGGTGCTGGCCTGGGAGCCGCCTCCTGAGCGAGTGGAGTTACGCGGCTACCATATCTGCGTGAACGGGGAGCTGCGTCAGGCCCTGGGGCCGGGGGTGCCCCCCAAGGCTGTGCTGGAGAACCTGGACCTGCGGGCCGGGCCCCTCCGTGTTTCTGTGCAGGCCCTGACCAGCCAGGGCAGCTCCGACCCTCTGCGCTGTTGCTTGGTGGTGGGTACCCGGGCCGGGGTGGTACCTAGCCAGCTGCGGGTCCATCGACTGACAGCCACGTCTGCTGAGATCACCTGGGTGCCCGGCAATAGCAACTTGGCCCATGCCGTCTACCTCAATGGGGAAGAGTGCCCCCCTGCCCGCCCCAGCACCTACTGGGCCACCTTCTGTCACCTGCGGCCTGGTACTCTCTATCAGGCCCGAGTGGAGGCTCAGCTCCCACCTCGAGAGTCCTGGGAACCAGGCTGGGAAAGGCCGGAGCAGCGGGCTGCCACCCTGCAGTTCACCACACTCCCAGCAG GCCCACCTGATGCCCCCCTGGATGTGCAGATTGAGCCGGGACCCTCCCCTGGAATCTTGATCATCAGCTGGCTCCCAGTAACAATTGATGCTGCTGGCACTTCCAATGGCGTCCGGGTCACGGGCTATGCCATCTATGCTGATGGGCAAAAG ATCATGGAGGTGGCGTCACCCACGGCAGGCAGCGTGCTGGTGGAGCTGTCCCAGCTGCAGCTGATGCAAGTGTGCCGTGAGGTGGCTGTGCGCACCATGTCACCCCACGGCGAGTCAGCTGACTCCATTCCAGCTCCTGTCCCCCCAGCCCTAGTGGCGGCCTGCCTACCAGCCACGGTCTCTTGCCCCTCACCGCGGCCGGGCTCGGAAGCCAGACCACCCCTTGCTCCAGCCTCCCCGGGGCCTGGAGACCCCAGCTCTCCCCTCCGGCGCCCTGACCCCCACGGAACTCGAGAGCCCCCCGGGGCCCCCCCAGCAAGCCCTCCCAGAGAGGCAGCAAAAGGATCCCCCGAGGAGCCCCCAGCACCTTGCTCCCAG gaggaggctggggcagcTGTGCTGGGCACCTCAGAGGACGGGAGGGCCAGCGAGCCAGCTGTGGGAGAGAGAGCTCCTGACCCTGCAGCTTCACCGCTGGCCCAGGAAGAGGCCCTTCTGGCACCCTGCTCCACCCAAGGAGCTCTCGCCCAGCGGGTGCCCTGTGCTGAGGCCTGCCGCGGAGGAGAGGCAGGGTCTGGGCTGAGGCCCAGGGCTGAG AGGGAGGACACGGCAGAGCTCGGGGTCCGTCTGGTGAACTCCCTTGTGGACCATGGCCGCAATTCAGATCTCTCAGACAtccaagaggaggaggaggacgaggaggaggaggaagaggacctGAGTTCCAGGACTTGCTCTTTCCAGAAGCAGGTTGTTGGCAACAGCATCGGGGAGAATGGGGCCAAG ccccagccccagcctgacCCCTTCTGTGAGACCGACAGCGACGAGGAGATCTTGGAGCAGATCCTGGAGCTGCCCCTCCAGCAGTTCTGCAGCAAGAAGCTTTTTAGCATccctgaagaggaagaagaggaggacgAGGAAGATGAGGGGGAGGATGAGGAAGACGAGGAGAGGCCAGGGGCAGGCTGTTCTTCTCGAGACCCCGGCCCACCCGAGTCTGCATTGCTGGGGCTGGGCTGTGACAGTGGTCAGCCTCGAGGACCTGGTCTGTGTCCCTTGTCTCCAGAGCCCTGCAGGGGTGGGGACCGCCTGGAAGACATACCCGGACTAGTTGGTGGAAGCATCCGGAGGAAAGGAAGTGGCTCCCCTGAGAAGCCCCCAAACCGCAGGCGGTCCCCAGATCCCCGTGAACACTGCAGCCGACTTCTCAGCAACGGCGGGCCCCAGGCCTCCGGACGACCGGGCCCCACACGGGAGAGGGGCAGCCCCCCTGTGGGCGAGGGGACCAAGGGTGTGCCAGAGGCTGGTGGGAGAGGGCGGCCGGCCCCTTCCCGGAGATGCTCCCGTGGCCGGGCTCCAGAATCTAGCCTGGCCGGCTGCTTCTCCCCCAAGTGCTTGGAAATCAGCATCGAATATGATTCTGAGGACGAGCAGGAGGCGGGCAGCGGTGGCATCAGCATCACCAGCTCCTGCTACCCTGGAGATGGGGAGGCCTGGGGCACGGCCCCCATAGGAAGGTCCAGGGGGCCTCTGAAGGCCAATTCGGGCCCCACCCCCTACCCACGCCTTTCGGCCTGGGAGAAGGGGGAGCCAGAGCGGAGAGGCCGCGGTGCGACTGGCAGAGCCAAGGAGCCACCCTCCCGG GCAACAGAGACTGGGGAGCCCAGAGGGCAGGACAGCTCTGGGCGGAGGGGCCCCCTGCGGAGAGGGGCCCAGGCCCCCAGGACGGGCGGTACCGAGTTGG CCTCTCTGAGGAGCCCCCCGGCAGAAGCGCCGGTTTACCAGGACCTACCTGTCAGGGCCTTTGTGGCTCTGTTTGACTATGACCCGGTGTCAATGTCACCCAACCCTGACGCTGGGGAAGAGGAGCTCCCCTTCCGGGAGGGCCAGATCCTGAAG GTGTTTGGGGACAAGGATGCCGATGGCTTCTACCGCGGTGAAGGTGGGGGTCGGACAGGCTACATCCCCTGCAACATGGTGGCTGAGGTGGCTGTGGACAGTCCCACAGAGAGACAGCAGCTGCTCCAGCGGGGTTATTTGTCCCCAGATATTCTCACTGAAGGCTTAG GGAATGGTCCCTTTGTGTACTCTACAGCCCGCACAGCTGGGCCTCCCCCCAAGCCCCGCCGCTCCAAGAAAG CTGAGGCAGAAGGCTCTGCCCAACCCTGTGCAG GCCGCCCCCAGCAGGTCTCCTCTGCCAGCTTGAAATCCTCCCGTTCCATGGTGGCTGCATTTGACTACAACCCTCGGGAGAGCTCCCCCAACATGGATGTGGAG GCAGAGCTGCCCTTCCGGGCAGGCGACATCATTACTGTGTTCGGTGACATGGACGATGATGGTTTCTACTAT GGGGAGCTCAATGGACAGAGGGGCTTGGTTCCATCCAACTTCCTGGAGGGCCCTGGACCTGAGGCGGGCAGCTCAGACAGGGAGCCTGGGACATCCCAGGCCGAGAGTCAG GACTGGGCCAGCTCAGCACAAGGGCCCCTACTGCCCAGAGGCTGGTCCTGTGCCCCTGGCCCTGGCAGCTTCCCCACAATTGAACTGGGGGGGCCACAGGGCACAAGCGAGAAGGTGTGGGGTCTCCTCTCCAAGGGAAAACAGCTCCTAAGGAAACTGGGCTCTGGGAAGAAGGAGTGA